Below is a genomic region from Fusobacterium sp..
GTAACAAAAGAAATAGCTGAATATTTAAAATTTTTAGTGAGAAGCTATAGAAGAAAAAATATTTTAGAAATAGGAACAGCTATTGGTTATTCAGGTATACTTATGGCTAAAGAATTAAAAGAAAACAGTGGAAAATTATATACTATTGAAATAGATGAAGAAAGATATAATCTTGCTCAAGAAAACTTTAAAAAATCTGGATTGGATAATATTATTTCAATTAAAGGAGATGCTTTAGAAGAAGTAAAGAAAATAAATGATAGATTTGATTTTATATTTATAGATGCTTCAAAAGGACAATATATGGATTTTTTTGAAGATTCCTATAAATTATTAAATGAAGGTGGAATAATATTTATTGATAATATAATGTTTAGAGGGTATTTGTATAAAGAATATCCAAAAAGGTTTAAAACTATTGTAAAAAGATTAGATAATTTTATAGATTATCTTTATGAGAGAGAAGATAAATTTGTACTTCTTCCTTTTGGAGATGGTGTTGGCCTTTGTTTTAAAGAAAAAAATAAGTAAAAATATTTTTATTATAAAATTAAGAAAAGCAGAGAAATATATATTTCCCTGCTTTTTTATTTAGATAATCAAGTATAGCAAGAAGATTATATTTTAGGATATTCAACTATTTTTCCAAGTTTTGAATTGATGACTTTTCCATTCTTTAATGCTATTTCACCATCAATAAGTACATATTTTATTCCAACAGGAGAAAGAGAACTATCAGCAAAAGTAGCTCTGTCTTCTATTTCTTCCAAAGAAAAAATAGTAATGTCTGCATCTGCTCCAATTTCTAAACTTCCTTTATTTAATTTTAATAATTTGGCGGGCTGTGAAGTTATTTTTTCTATACCCTCGTATAGAGACATAAGTTTTTTATCTCTCACATACTTAGAAATAAACCTTGGAAAAGTTCCAGTGGCTCTGGGATGACCATTTCCATCTTCTCCTAATATCCCATCACTGACTATTATTGTATTGGGATCTTTCAAAGCAGTTTCTATGTCTTTTTCCAACATCATATGACCTGTAACAAGAGTATTGGGTAACTCTTTTCTGAGAGTATTAAAAAGTTTCTCAGTGCATCTTTGAACTTTATATTTTCCTTCCATAACCTCTAAACAATTATATTCTACTTTATGCCTTTTAATATAATCATTGTCAAATACTGCAGAACCTATATGAGTACTGAAAGCAGCATAAGGATAACAATCACAGGAAACATCAATTCCCTTCTTTCTTTTTTCCTCTACTGCAGAAAGAAATTTATCCATTTGTCCATAACCAGCCATACTTCCAATATGTGAAATTTGTAAATGAGCTTTTATATAATTTCCTATTTCTAAAAATTCATCTAAAGCTTCAAAGACATTATCACCATCATCTCTAAGATGAGCACTTATTATTCTGTTTTTTCCAAGACTGGCTAAAGTGATTAATTCATTAAAATCTATTCCTGGAATATATTCTATACCAAAACTTATTCCAAAAAGCCCACATTCTTTAATAAGATTTTTACCATATTGATACATCTTTTCAATATCTTGACTTTCTAAATTTTCATATCTGTCATTTGCTTCAATGTATTTTCTAAGTATACTATGTGGAAGGAAGGAACCAAAATTTACAGGGTTTCCTTTTTCAATTATGCTGAAATACTCTTTTATATTACTTGAACCTATTCCACAATTGCCTCCAATTGCAGTGGTAACTCCCATTTTTAACATTTTTTCAAATATATTAATCTTAATTTCTTCATTTACAATAGAATCTTCATGCATATGCATATCAACAAAACCTGGAGAGATATATAGTTCATGACAATCTAACTCTTCATCACCAGATAGTTTTTTATCAGATAATTCCTTAATTTTTCCATTTTCTATAAGAAGATTTATTTTTTTAAATATTTTATTTTTAGGATCTACTAAAATTCCATTATTTATAGCTATTTTCATGATAACACATCCTTTCTTTAAATTCTTTATTAGGAATAAGTATAAAAGATAATCTAAAATTTGTATAATACAGTTTTTATATTTTTTTAATATAGTTCATATATATCAAAATATAGATATATAAAAGGATAGCAGAGATTTTTTTAGTAAATTATGATATAATATTTATGTGAATAATAGAGCATAGATGGGGATTGAAATACTTTAAGGAGATGATTTCAATGAAAATAACAGAACAATATAATTTAAAAGGAAAAGTTGCTATTATAACAGGAGCTGGAGATGGAATAGGAAAAGCTTCTGCTTTAAAATTAGCTGAGGCTGGAGCTAATGTAGTATGCAGTGACCTAGATATTGAAAAAGCCAGAGAAACAGCTAAAGAAGCTGCTGTATTTGGAGTGAGGTCATTAGCTATAAAATGTAATGTGACAATAGAAGAAGATTTGAAAAATCTTGTAGATGAAACTATAAAAAACTTTGAAAAAATAAATATATTAGTAAATAATGCTGGAGGTGGCGGAGGTGGAAAAGAAAAGCTTGAAGAACTTACACTTGATTACATAACTTTTATATATAAACTTAATGTATTCAGCATTTTTACTTTGATGAAGCTTTGTGCTCCCCATATGAGAAAAGATAACTATGGCTCAATAATAAATATAAGCTCAATGGCAAGTAATATGGTAAGCTCAAATATGAGTGTATATGGAAGTTCCAAAGCTGCAATAAATCAACTTACAAAATATGCTGCTCTTGATTTAGGACCTGAGATAAGAGTTAATGCAATAGGACCAGGAGCTATAAAAACAAAAGCATTAGCTTCAGTGCTTACACCTGAAATAGAAGAAAAAATGTTGGCTAAAACTCCAATAAAAAGATTGGGAGAAGTGAATGATATAGCTATGGCAGTGCTATATTTTGCAAGTCCAGCTTCAAGTTGGACAAGTGGACAGATACTCTTTGTAAATGGGGGAGGAATTCAAGAATTAGATTAAAAATATTAAAATATTAAAAGGAATAGGAAAAACTTATCTAATAATATATACAGCAACTAAAAAAGAAACAAAATTATTAGGAGGTTTTTTACTATGAAAAAAAAACAAGAAGAATTAATTTATCAAATGAACAAATTTTTATCTAATTTACATGTCTTTAAAACTATAGTACACAATTATCATTGGAATTTAAAGGGAGAACATTTTTTTACTATACATCCAATGCTTGATGGAGTAATGGCAGAAACTGATGAACATATAGATGAAGTAGCAGAAAGAATACTTATGATAAAAGGAAGACCTTTTGCTTCTCTTAAAGTATATTTAGAACATTCTATGCTTCAAGAAATTGAATCAAAACCATATACAGGTGAGGAAGCAATAAAGGGAATACTTGAGAATTTTAAACTTCTTTTGGATGAAATGAATGTAGCATTAAAAATGTCTGAAGATCTAGAAGATCAAGAAACAGCAGATCTGTTTACAGGAATAGGAGCTGCTTATCAAAAACATGTTTGGATGTATACTGCTTGGCTGACTAAATAGTCACAGGAAATAAAGTTAATTATAAAACAAATCGGCTTATAATATTTTTATAAGCCGATTTTTATATTTAGAAAACATATTGGATAAGAATCATGTAAAAAATAGTTCCTCCACCAATAGATAAAAGCATATTTTTTTTCCATTTATGAAGTATTATTATTCCTACAATAGAAATGGATTCAGGAAGTCCGTAAGGGGCTGCAACTATTGAAACTCCTTTTAAACAATAAACAACTAACATTCCTATTACTGCAAAAGGAAGAACTTTACCTAAATATTGTATATATTTTGGAGTAGGTTTATTAGCTGGAAAAATTATAAAAGGAAGAAACCTTGTTAAAAGAGTCCCCAATATTACCATAGCTACAGTGATTATTTCTTGTTCTACTGTAAGTCTCATCTAACTTCCTCCTTTTCAAGTTTTTTTCTGCTTAATGTCAATGAAATAAGTATAGCTATCATTGCTGGAATAATAAAGTTATCCATTCCAAACAAAACAAGACAAACAACAGAAGCTAAGACCCCAATTACAGCTGGAAGATGGTTTTTCTGAGAATCCCATTGACTAAGAAATATAACAACAAAAAGAGCAGTCATTACAAAATCAATTCCTTTAGTATTGAAGTTAATAAAAGAGCCCAAAATTCCTCCTAAAGTAGCTCC
It encodes:
- a CDS encoding O-methyltransferase is translated as MLEELKEANEYIIGKIKEKDKLILEMENYAQEYNIPIVTKEIAEYLKFLVRSYRRKNILEIGTAIGYSGILMAKELKENSGKLYTIEIDEERYNLAQENFKKSGLDNIISIKGDALEEVKKINDRFDFIFIDASKGQYMDFFEDSYKLLNEGGIIFIDNIMFRGYLYKEYPKRFKTIVKRLDNFIDYLYEREDKFVLLPFGDGVGLCFKEKNK
- a CDS encoding amidohydrolase family protein, which translates into the protein MKIAINNGILVDPKNKIFKKINLLIENGKIKELSDKKLSGDEELDCHELYISPGFVDMHMHEDSIVNEEIKINIFEKMLKMGVTTAIGGNCGIGSSNIKEYFSIIEKGNPVNFGSFLPHSILRKYIEANDRYENLESQDIEKMYQYGKNLIKECGLFGISFGIEYIPGIDFNELITLASLGKNRIISAHLRDDGDNVFEALDEFLEIGNYIKAHLQISHIGSMAGYGQMDKFLSAVEEKRKKGIDVSCDCYPYAAFSTHIGSAVFDNDYIKRHKVEYNCLEVMEGKYKVQRCTEKLFNTLRKELPNTLVTGHMMLEKDIETALKDPNTIIVSDGILGEDGNGHPRATGTFPRFISKYVRDKKLMSLYEGIEKITSQPAKLLKLNKGSLEIGADADITIFSLEEIEDRATFADSSLSPVGIKYVLIDGEIALKNGKVINSKLGKIVEYPKI
- a CDS encoding glucose 1-dehydrogenase, with product MKITEQYNLKGKVAIITGAGDGIGKASALKLAEAGANVVCSDLDIEKARETAKEAAVFGVRSLAIKCNVTIEEDLKNLVDETIKNFEKINILVNNAGGGGGGKEKLEELTLDYITFIYKLNVFSIFTLMKLCAPHMRKDNYGSIINISSMASNMVSSNMSVYGSSKAAINQLTKYAALDLGPEIRVNAIGPGAIKTKALASVLTPEIEEKMLAKTPIKRLGEVNDIAMAVLYFASPASSWTSGQILFVNGGGIQELD
- a CDS encoding DNA starvation/stationary phase protection protein, with product MKKKQEELIYQMNKFLSNLHVFKTIVHNYHWNLKGEHFFTIHPMLDGVMAETDEHIDEVAERILMIKGRPFASLKVYLEHSMLQEIESKPYTGEEAIKGILENFKLLLDEMNVALKMSEDLEDQETADLFTGIGAAYQKHVWMYTAWLTK
- a CDS encoding branched-chain amino acid transporter permease, whose protein sequence is MRLTVEQEIITVAMVILGTLLTRFLPFIIFPANKPTPKYIQYLGKVLPFAVIGMLVVYCLKGVSIVAAPYGLPESISIVGIIILHKWKKNMLLSIGGGTIFYMILIQYVF